One Candidatus Binatota bacterium genomic region harbors:
- a CDS encoding SDR family NAD(P)-dependent oxidoreductase, whose translation MHDFTGKVAVITGGASGIGRALGERAVAEGMKVVLADVEEAPLALAAAELGKGGAPVLPVVTDVTSTAEVESLAERAFAEYGQVNLLCNNAGVFCAGAVWDCSDDDWRWVFDVNVFGIANCLRSFIPRMMDSGQQGYVVNTSSMAGLTSMPFVSAYHASKHAVVAMSECLHHELSFKGANIRVSVLCPEAVATNINGAERNRPASHAVTGVNNDERQVVNDAMDEAMVEAVSATVIAERTFAAVRSERFYVLPGDDPWVYLAHRRMAGLRDRENPTFISPDEVSTLPVGIKGAS comes from the coding sequence ATGCATGATTTTACGGGTAAGGTGGCAGTCATAACGGGCGGCGCCAGTGGCATAGGCAGGGCGCTCGGCGAAAGGGCCGTGGCCGAGGGCATGAAGGTTGTACTGGCGGATGTAGAGGAAGCCCCCCTCGCGCTTGCCGCGGCCGAGCTTGGTAAGGGCGGCGCACCGGTGCTGCCGGTGGTCACCGACGTTACCAGTACGGCCGAGGTAGAGTCGCTGGCCGAACGCGCCTTTGCCGAGTACGGGCAGGTGAACCTGCTGTGCAACAACGCCGGTGTGTTCTGCGCGGGGGCGGTTTGGGATTGCAGCGACGACGACTGGCGCTGGGTGTTCGACGTCAACGTATTCGGCATCGCCAACTGCCTGCGTAGTTTTATTCCGCGTATGATGGATAGCGGCCAGCAGGGCTACGTGGTCAACACCTCGTCGATGGCCGGGCTGACGTCGATGCCCTTCGTGTCGGCTTACCACGCGAGCAAGCACGCGGTGGTGGCCATGAGTGAATGTCTGCACCACGAGCTGTCATTCAAGGGCGCCAACATCCGCGTGTCGGTGTTGTGTCCCGAAGCCGTGGCGACCAACATCAACGGGGCCGAACGCAACCGACCTGCGTCGCACGCCGTCACCGGGGTCAATAACGACGAGAGGCAGGTGGTCAACGACGCCATGGACGAGGCGATGGTCGAGGCAGTTTCGGCAACCGTTATCGCCGAGCGCACCTTTGCCGCCGTGCGATCAGAGCGTTTCTACGTACTGCCGGGTGATGACCCCTGGGTGTACCTGGCCCACCGGCGCATGGCTGGCCTGCGCGATCGCGAGAACCCCACCTTCATAAGCCCCGACGAGGTGTCCACTCTTCCGGTCGGCATAAAAGGGGCCAGCTGA
- a CDS encoding sulfoxide reductase heme-binding subunit YedZ, producing the protein MTPAPPAGAGRLANTAAWLAIATPLALLLYDLPAGQLGANPIEEITLRTGMTAFALLTASLAITPLRKLAASTASARQSAPWIAPWRRRLGLSAFAYACLHAATWFVLDHQLDSSAMLEDIVERRFATAGMAAFACLCVLAATSSQAALRRLGGPTWRRIHRLAYAAGVAAGLHFLWLSKGEQLLPWAMALLVGLLLVTRVVRARQKS; encoded by the coding sequence GTGACGCCAGCCCCGCCGGCCGGGGCTGGCCGGCTGGCAAACACCGCCGCCTGGCTGGCCATCGCCACACCCCTGGCGTTACTGCTCTATGACCTGCCGGCGGGCCAACTGGGCGCCAACCCCATAGAAGAAATAACCCTGCGCACAGGCATGACGGCCTTCGCCCTGCTGACGGCCTCTCTGGCCATCACGCCGCTGCGCAAACTGGCCGCCTCGACCGCCAGCGCCCGACAATCAGCGCCGTGGATAGCGCCCTGGCGACGACGGCTGGGCTTGTCGGCCTTTGCCTACGCCTGCCTGCACGCCGCGACCTGGTTCGTGCTCGACCACCAGCTGGACAGCTCGGCCATGCTCGAAGACATAGTCGAGCGCCGCTTTGCCACCGCCGGCATGGCCGCTTTCGCCTGCCTGTGCGTGCTCGCCGCCACCTCCAGCCAAGCCGCCCTGCGCCGCCTGGGCGGGCCGACGTGGCGACGAATACACCGGCTGGCCTACGCCGCCGGGGTGGCTGCCGGGCTGCATTTTCTGTGGCTGAGCAAGGGCGAACAGCTGTTGCCCTGGGCCATGGCACTACTGGTGGGCCTGTTGCTGGTGACACGCGTGGTCCGCGCGCGGCAGAAATCCTGA
- a CDS encoding sulfotransferase, which produces MAPTQTARPLTLTADVLEKLKLVRADKTGTSLARFPDFMVVGPQRTGTTWLHANLREHPEVFFSEPKELFFFNRLVERDHVKFTSDRLDYYLRFFSDSPQHWLYKQARALARHRRLYLPRVRGEATASYAALPEEVIAEITTLNPAIRIIMMLRDPVERAWSHASKDLVRNPGRSAQDVNDQQWQEFFAEPYQLACARYQQNLERWQGYLQPGNALVLPYDDVSLRPSELLLETMRFLGVSDDARYVGSLAEQRVNPASGSSVPDHHREFLEDLLSREIADYHALVDSSASSPR; this is translated from the coding sequence GTGGCCCCTACCCAGACAGCACGTCCGCTCACCCTGACCGCCGACGTCCTTGAGAAACTCAAGCTCGTGCGTGCCGACAAAACGGGAACATCGCTGGCGCGTTTTCCTGACTTCATGGTCGTGGGCCCGCAGCGCACCGGCACCACCTGGCTGCACGCCAACCTGAGAGAACACCCCGAGGTGTTTTTCTCCGAGCCCAAGGAGCTGTTCTTCTTCAACCGCCTCGTTGAACGCGATCACGTTAAGTTCACCAGCGACCGCCTCGACTACTACCTTCGCTTTTTCAGCGACAGCCCCCAGCACTGGCTTTACAAGCAAGCCCGCGCCCTCGCGCGCCACCGCCGCCTGTACCTGCCGCGGGTAAGAGGAGAGGCTACGGCCAGCTACGCAGCGCTTCCCGAAGAAGTCATCGCCGAGATAACCACGCTCAATCCGGCGATCAGGATAATCATGATGCTACGCGACCCCGTGGAGCGCGCCTGGTCACACGCCAGCAAGGACCTCGTGCGCAACCCCGGCCGCAGTGCGCAGGACGTCAACGACCAGCAGTGGCAGGAGTTCTTCGCAGAGCCCTACCAGCTGGCCTGTGCCCGCTACCAACAAAACCTCGAGCGCTGGCAGGGCTACCTGCAGCCGGGCAACGCGCTGGTCCTGCCCTACGACGACGTGTCGCTTCGGCCGTCCGAACTGCTGCTCGAAACCATGCGTTTCCTGGGCGTGTCGGACGACGCGCGTTACGTGGGCAGCCTCGCCGAACAGCGAGTCAACCCGGCCAGTGGCAGCTCCGTGCCCGACCACCACCGCGAGTTCCTTGAAGACCTGCTGTCGCGGGAGATCGCCGACTACCACGCGCTCGTGGACTCAAGCGCGAGCAGCCCTCGCTGA
- a CDS encoding MOSC domain-containing protein — protein sequence MQGETLASAVLGSDGVAGDRGWALRDEKAGEIRGAKKMPLLMRCSASYSSGSEESGIGPVRMILPDGSSLDSGDPDANAVLSRLLGREVTLWPRQPADNVEHYRRGAPDNEDFEEELRQIFSRLPGEPLPDLSVFPEELMEHTSPLGTYFDAFPLHLLTTASLAHMADLNPEAAWEPARFRPNLLIRTAGELQGLVEAGWQGARLKIGEVELDSLMPTVRCGMTTRATAGLADDPSVLRSIVADAGQDLGSYAGVARTGQIELGDTVELLVD from the coding sequence ATGCAGGGCGAGACGTTGGCGAGCGCGGTCCTGGGCAGCGACGGTGTGGCGGGCGACCGCGGCTGGGCGCTGCGCGACGAAAAAGCAGGCGAGATACGCGGCGCCAAGAAGATGCCCCTGCTCATGCGCTGCTCGGCGAGCTACAGTTCGGGCTCGGAAGAGAGCGGTATCGGGCCAGTGCGCATGATCCTGCCCGACGGCTCAAGCCTGGACAGCGGTGACCCCGACGCCAACGCGGTGCTTTCGCGCCTGCTCGGCCGCGAGGTCACGCTGTGGCCGCGACAGCCGGCTGACAACGTCGAGCACTACCGCCGCGGCGCGCCCGATAACGAGGACTTCGAAGAAGAGCTCAGGCAGATATTTTCTCGCCTGCCCGGTGAGCCACTGCCCGACCTGTCGGTGTTTCCAGAAGAACTCATGGAGCACACCTCGCCGCTGGGCACTTATTTCGACGCCTTCCCGCTGCACCTGCTCACCACCGCCTCGCTGGCTCACATGGCCGACCTCAACCCCGAGGCCGCCTGGGAACCAGCTCGCTTCAGGCCCAACCTGCTCATCCGCACTGCAGGCGAGCTGCAGGGACTCGTGGAGGCCGGTTGGCAGGGCGCGCGCCTGAAAATCGGCGAGGTCGAACTCGACTCGCTGATGCCGACCGTGAGGTGCGGCATGACTACGCGCGCCACGGCCGGCCTCGCAGACGACCCCTCGGTGCTGCGCAGCATAGTGGCCGACGCCGGCCAGGACCTCGGCAGTTACGCCGGGGTGGCCCGCACCGGACAGATAGAGCTGGGCGACACGGTCGAACTGCTGGTGGACTGA
- a CDS encoding MBL fold metallo-hydrolase: MSSTYTRPSAATQHPGTRTTTVIAALLLLTTSSLLTGCERIQDRMIERRIEQGLAGDREDLMKDGSLHVILCGTGSPLPDADRAAACTAVIAGNNFYLVDVGPGSQEVVQLMRLPRARLSGVLLTHFHSDHIGGLGEVTMQSWVAGRDKPLPVYGGPGVEQVVDGFNTAYNHDRAYRVAHHGDHAMPPEGGRAVSRPFEVAEQRVTIIDDGELRVTAFKVEHDPVEPAVGYRFDYGGRSVVISGDTGRSDALVEASRGADLLVHEALAGHLISRMSRLAGERGLDRLAGLSADILDYHATPAEALDAARRAGVPTLVLTHLVPGPPNRLSERVFMRGTDDTDVELILGRDGMHFVLPPGGGLQRENLE, translated from the coding sequence ATGTCATCAACTTACACGAGGCCGTCCGCGGCAACGCAGCACCCGGGCACGCGCACAACGACGGTGATCGCCGCCTTGCTGCTGCTCACGACATCCAGCCTGCTGACCGGCTGCGAGCGCATCCAGGACAGGATGATCGAGCGCCGCATCGAGCAGGGACTGGCCGGCGACCGCGAGGACCTGATGAAGGATGGCTCGCTGCACGTCATTCTCTGCGGCACCGGGTCGCCCCTGCCCGACGCCGATCGCGCGGCCGCCTGCACGGCGGTGATAGCCGGCAACAACTTCTACCTGGTCGACGTGGGCCCCGGCAGCCAGGAAGTCGTACAGCTCATGCGGCTGCCACGCGCCAGGCTCTCGGGTGTGCTGCTCACCCATTTTCATTCTGATCACATAGGCGGACTGGGCGAAGTCACGATGCAAAGCTGGGTGGCCGGCCGTGACAAACCACTGCCGGTCTACGGCGGCCCGGGTGTGGAGCAGGTGGTCGACGGTTTCAACACCGCCTACAACCATGACCGCGCCTACCGGGTGGCCCACCACGGCGACCATGCCATGCCGCCCGAGGGCGGGCGCGCAGTGTCCCGGCCCTTCGAGGTGGCCGAGCAACGGGTCACCATCATCGATGACGGTGAACTACGCGTGACTGCCTTCAAGGTTGAGCACGATCCGGTAGAACCCGCGGTTGGCTATCGTTTTGACTACGGCGGACGCTCGGTGGTAATAAGCGGCGACACCGGCCGCTCGGACGCGCTGGTAGAAGCCTCGCGCGGTGCCGACCTGCTGGTGCACGAGGCCCTGGCCGGACACCTCATCAGCCGCATGTCCCGCTTGGCGGGCGAGCGCGGGCTGGATCGACTGGCCGGGCTGTCTGCCGACATACTCGACTACCACGCCACGCCAGCCGAGGCCCTGGACGCGGCCCGGCGCGCCGGGGTACCCACGCTGGTGCTCACCCACCTGGTGCCGGGGCCGCCCAACCGACTGTCCGAACGCGTGTTCATGCGCGGCACCGACGACACTGATGTCGAGCTCATACTCGGCCGCGACGGCATGCACTTCGTGCTGCCTCCCGGTGGCGGCCTGCAGCGCGAGAACCTCGAGTGA
- the msrP gene encoding protein-methionine-sulfoxide reductase catalytic subunit MsrP, with protein MLIKSPNPLHARESEVTDRDTWLSRRRFLGKAARGAGLALAASSGGAGALLAGCEPAAVTARDSDGQLRLGDIKANKRYLLPDTITEKAAATTYNNFYEMGVLKSDPRENAHLLKTTPWSVRVHGLVDKPADYQLEDFIAPQQLEERIYRLRCVEAWSMVIPWVGFPMADLIGRAQPTSKARFVKFTTLLDPSMLPGQRTPVLDWPYIEALELKEALHPLTLLTVGMYGEILPNQNGAPLRLVVPWKYGYKSIKSIVDIEFTDRRPVPSWTRAAPNEYPFYSNVNPSVNHPRWSQARERRITNIPRGLDAIGALLEPKIETLMFNGYPEVAELYRGMDMTQLS; from the coding sequence ATGCTGATCAAGTCGCCCAATCCCCTTCACGCGCGCGAAAGCGAGGTCACCGACCGCGACACCTGGCTTTCGAGACGCCGCTTCCTGGGCAAGGCCGCCAGGGGTGCAGGCCTTGCCCTGGCGGCGAGCAGCGGGGGAGCCGGGGCGCTTCTTGCCGGCTGTGAACCGGCGGCGGTCACGGCCAGGGACAGCGACGGGCAACTTCGCCTCGGTGACATAAAAGCCAACAAGCGCTACCTGCTTCCCGATACGATCACCGAGAAGGCGGCGGCCACCACCTACAACAATTTCTACGAGATGGGCGTACTCAAGTCCGACCCCCGAGAAAACGCCCACCTGTTGAAAACGACCCCTTGGAGCGTGCGCGTGCACGGCCTTGTAGACAAGCCGGCCGACTACCAGCTCGAGGATTTCATTGCCCCCCAGCAGCTCGAAGAACGCATCTACCGCCTGCGCTGCGTCGAGGCCTGGTCAATGGTCATCCCCTGGGTAGGTTTTCCCATGGCCGACCTCATCGGGCGGGCTCAACCCACGAGCAAGGCCCGCTTCGTTAAGTTCACCACCCTGCTCGACCCCTCCATGCTGCCCGGCCAGCGCACGCCCGTGCTCGACTGGCCTTACATCGAAGCACTCGAACTCAAGGAAGCCCTGCACCCGCTCACCTTGCTCACCGTTGGAATGTACGGCGAGATTCTGCCAAACCAGAACGGCGCGCCGCTCAGGCTCGTGGTGCCGTGGAAGTACGGCTACAAGAGCATCAAGTCTATTGTCGACATCGAGTTTACCGACCGCCGCCCCGTGCCTTCGTGGACGCGGGCCGCGCCCAACGAGTACCCGTTCTACTCCAACGTAAACCCCTCGGTAAACCACCCGCGCTGGAGCCAGGCCCGCGAGCGACGCATCACGAACATACCGCGCGGGCTCGACGCCATAGGCGCCCTGCTCGAACCCAAAATTGAAACGCTCATGTTCAACGGGTATCCCGAGGTTGCCGAGCTCTACCGCGGCATGGACATGACCCAACTATCCTGA